Within the Streptomyces vilmorinianum genome, the region GCGGCGACACCGATGCCGCCGGAGACGGCCGCGGCGAGGTCGGTGATGATGTCACCGAAGAGGTTGTCGGTGACGATCACGTCGAACCGCTCGGGCTGCGTGACGAGGAAGATCGTCGCCGCGTCCACGTGCAGGTAGTCGGTGGTGACCTCGGGGAACTCCTCGGCCACCTTGTTGAAGATGTTGGTCCAGAGGTGCCCCGCGTACGCCAGGACGTTGTTCTTGTGGACCAGCGTCAGCTTCTTGCGGGGGCGGGCCTGGGCGCGGGCGAACGCGTCGCGGACCACGCGCTCGACGCCGAAGGCCGTGTTGACGGAGACCTCGGTGGCGACCTCGTGCGGGGTGCCGGTGCGGATCGAGCCGCCGTTGCCGGTGTACGGGCCCTCGGTGCCCTCGCGGACCACGATGAAGTCGATCTCGGGCTGGCCCTTGAGCGGGGTCGACACGCCGGGGAGCAGCTTCGAGGGACGCAGGTTGACGTGGTGGTCGAAGAGGAAGCGGAGCTTCAGCAGGAAGCCGCGCTCAAGCACGCCGGACGGGACCGAGGGATCGCCGATCGCGCCGAGCAGGATGGCGTCGTGCTGCTTGAGGGCCTGGACGTCGGCGTCGGTGAGGGTCTCACCGGTCGCGTGGTAGCGCTTGGCGCCGAAGTCGTACTCCTTGGTCTCCAGCTTCACATCCTGCGGGAGCGCGGCCGCGAGGACCTTGAGGCCCTGGGCCACGACCTCCTGGCCGATGCCGTCGCCGGGAATGACTGCGAGATTGATGCTGTGAGACATGTCGGCACCCTACTCCTCGTCCCAGTGCCTGACACGCGTTGTCCACCATACGGACGGACGTGAACGCGTCGACGATTTCTTTGAATTTCGTTCATCCCGCGTCTGGCGTGAGGCCGTAAGTTACTGGCAAGTTGCCCGCCATGACTGAGGACACCCCACGCTTCGGGATCCCCGAAGCCCTCGCCCGCCGTATGTCCATGCCCGAGCAACACGAGTATCTGCGCGCGAAGTTGACGCGCCGTCGGATACTCGCCGGCTCCGTCGCGACCGCCGCCGCGGCCGGGACCGGCGTGCTGGCCGGGAGTCCCGCCGCGGCTGCCGTGAAGGCCTCCCCCACCCTGGTCACGGCCTCCGCCACCGCCACCGTGGACGGCTCGCTGGTCGCCCCGTTCGGCCGCCATCTCGCCTTCGGCGCGGATCCGAAGACCCAGATGCGGATCTCCTGGCAGGTGCCCTTCGCCGTCACGCGCCCGTACGTCCGGGTGGGGCTGCGCCCCTGGGAGCTCGGGGCGAAGATCGAGGCCGAGGTGCGCGCGCTGCACACCCCCTCGCTCTCCACCAAGCTGCCGGCCGTCGACCAGGTCTATCTGCACGCGGGCCTGGACGGGCTCCAGCCGGGCACGACGTACTACTACGGCGTGGGGCACGACGGCTTCGACCCGGCCTCCCCCGAGCGGATGTCCACGCTCGGCTCGTTCCGTACGGCTCCGGCGGCGCCCGAGACCTTCGTCTTCACGGCCTTCGGCGACCAGGGCGTCAGCTACCACGCGCTCGCCAACGACCAGCTGATCCTCGGCCAGAACCCGGCGTTCCACCTGCACGCGGGCGACATCTGCTACGCGGACAGCACGGGGCAGGGCAAGGAGTCGGACACGTACGACGCCCGTGTCTGGGACCAGTTCCTGGCCCAGACGGAGAGCGTGGCGGCCCGGGTGCCGTGGATGGTGACGACCGGCAACCACGACATGGAGGCGTGGTACTCGCCGAACGGCTACGGCGGCCAGTCGGCCCGCTGGTCACTGCCCGGCAACGGCCCGGACCCGGCGCTGGCGCCCGGGGTGTACTCCTTCACCTACGGCAACGTCGGGGTCGTCGCACTCGACGCCAACGACGTCTCGTACGAGATCCAGGCCAACAAGGGCTACACGGCGGGCCGCCAGACGGCCTGGCTCGACCGGCGGCTCGGCGAGCTGCGCGCGCGGCCGGAGATCGACTTCGTGGTGGTCTTCTTCCACCACTGCGCGTACTCGACCTCCACGCACGCCTCGGACGGCGGCGTACGCGACTGGTGGGTACCGCTGTTCGCCAAGCACCAGGTGGACCTGGTGGTCAACGGGCACAACCACGTGTACGAGCGCACCGACGCGATCAAGGGCGGCGAGGTGGGCAGGACGGTGCCGATCGGCGGCACGACCGACCCGACGCGCGACGGCATCGTGTACGTCACGGCCGGCGGCGCGGGCAAGGATCTGTACAGCTTCGGGCTCGGCGTGCGGGACAGCTACGAGGGGCATGTCCACGACCACGACCACATCCTGACGTTCCACTGGACGAAGCTGCGGCTGCCGGACCCGGACGTGGTCGAGTGGTCGCGGGTGCGCTACACCGGCTTCTCGTTCCTCGCGGTGGAGGCGGTGGCCGGGGCGTCACCCGTACTGAAGGTGTCCGCGCTCGCCGAGAGCGGCGAGCGCATCGACCACTTCGAGGTGCGGCGCTCGGCTCAGTGACCGGTCGATCCGCCGTTGTCACGGCGGTCGAGGGCTCGCTGGAGGGCGGCGGCGGCGTTCTTGCGGGCGTCGTCGCTGCTGGGGCGGGTGGCGGAGTGGCGGACGCGACGTGCGGTCTGAGCGGCCATGAGGGATCGACTCCTTGAGATCAGCGGTGATCGAAGGCGCCGGAGGTGGCGGGGAGCGCGGCCGCAGGGGTTGCCTGCACAGGGGCGTCGCGCTCTCGACCGCCCTTCGCTCGATGAAGCGGGACGTTCGGCTTCTACAAAGCTAGGACAGGCCGTCGTATCTGTCTCCACAATTACTCGGACTTCCTACTATCTGAGACGGCGATCAGGTCACACCGGCCCGCAGCTCGCGGATCAGGGCCCGTACGGCGAGGGATCGTGCCAGCTCAGGGGTGGTGACATAGCCGACGGTCCGCGTCGGCCGCTCCGGACCGAGATCGGTGATCCGCACCGAGGGCGGTGCTCCGACCAGGGAGAGTTCCGGCATCACGGCCATGCCGAAACCACTGCTCACCATCGAGAGCACCGCTCCGTCGTCCTCGGCCTCGACGGTCGCGGCCGGCAGCCAGTCCTGCTCCGCCCACCACGCGCGCGTGTAGGAGGAGCAGTTCTCCGTCCAGTCCACGAGCGGCAGCGAGCGCGGCGCCGCGTGCCCGGCCGGGTGCACCAGCGCGTACCCCTCCTCGACGAGCACGCCCCCGACCAGCTGCGGGGGTACGGGGGACGTCGTCCCGATCGTCGCGATGCCGAGGTCCGCCCGCCCGTCGAGGACCTCGCCGGCCGTCCCGCGCCCCACCTCCCGTACGATCCGCACCTCCGGGACGATGGCCGGATGGCGGGCGGCCAGCCGTTCCAGGGCGCGCGGCAGCAGATGCAGCGCGGCGCTGCGGAAGGCGGCGATCCGCAGCGGCCCGGCGGCGGTTCCGCTCTCCGCGCCCCGCACCTCCGCCGCCATCACCTCGAGCAGCCGCAGCACCCGCCGGGCATGGGCGAGGGCCCGCTCCCCGGCCGCGGTGGGCGTGGCCCCGGTCCTGCCCCGGTCGAAGAGGACGGCGCCGAGCTTGCGCTCACTGGTGCGCACCGAGTGGGAGACGGCGGACTGGGTCATGCCGAGCGCGCTCGCGGCGGCCGAGAAGCCGCGCTCGCGCCCGACGGCCACCAGGACGCGCAGTTCGTGCGGCGCAAGGTCGGTCATCGCGGCTCCCACCTCGGAGTATGAGGAACGTTCATGGATCGGTCGCTTCCATCGACGCAACCTACTGCCCGACCGTGGGATTCCTTCCTACGGTCTCCCCCATGACGCACGACACCATGATCACCGTCCAGCAGACGTCCCGCCCCGAGGGCTTCCCCACCCCCGCCCACTTCGCCTTCGTCGAGGCCCCGGTGCCCGACCCGGCCCCCGGCAGCGCGCTCGTCGAGAACCTCCTGTGGTCCGTGGACCCGTACCACCGCGAGGCGATGGACGGGGACTTCCTGTGGACGCTGAACTCCCCCATGGAGGGCCGCACCCTGGGCCGGGTCCTGGACTCCCGTACCCCCGAGCTCTCCCCCGGCGACCTCGTCCTGCACCGCAAGGGCTGGCGCACCCACTCCGTGGTCGCCCCGGACGAGGTGCGCGCCGTCCCGGACTTCGACGGCGTGCCCCTCGCCGCGCACCTGAGCGTCCTCGGCGGCACGGGTCTTTCGGCGTACGTCGGCCTGACCCGGATCGCCCGGCTCCAGCCGGGCGAGGACCTGTTCGTCTCGGCGGCGGCCGGCGGGGTCGGCACGGCGGCCGGCCGCTTCGCCCGGCTTCTGGGCGCCGGACGGATCGTCGGCAGCGCGGGCTCGGCACGGAAGGTCGCCTACCTGACCGAGGAGGTCGGCCTCGACGCGGCCTTCGACTACCACGAAGGACCGGTGACCGAGCTCCTCGCGAAGGCGGCCCCGGACGGCCTGGACGCCGTGCTCGACGGGGTGGGCGGAGACCATCTGGAGGCGTCGATCGCCGCGCTGCGCGAGCACGGCCGGATCGCCTGGGTCGGCGCCGTCGCGCAGTACCACTCGCTCTCCACTCCCCCGCCGGCTCCGCGCAACCTCTTCGACCTGGTGGAGAAGAGCATCCGGCTCGAAGGGTTCCTGGTGAGCAACCACCGGGACGCGCAGGCGGAGTTGTACGACTTCGCCGTGCCGCACCTGCGCAGCGGGCGGCTGCCCCTGGACGTGACGGTCGTCGACGGCTTCCCGCACATCGTGGACGCGTTCCTCGGGATGCTGCGCGGGGAGAACATCGGGAAGATGTTGGTGGCCCGATCCGGCCGGCCGCACTAGCCGGGCCGCAGGAGGCCGGCCTGGTGGAGGCCGATTTCCGGGCGCGGGGCCCGTGACGGGTCAGAGCACGTCGCCGTCGCGCCAGTCGAAGACGAGCGCGGCGGTGGGGTCCGGCAGGGGGCCGCCCGCGGCCGGACGCAGATAGGTGGATCCCTCCTCGTCGGGGAGACGGACGATCCCGTCGGGGCCGAGCACCTCGATCCGCCCCTTCCACGGCTCCCAGCCGCGCGCCCGGTAGAGCGCGGCCCCCTCGTCCGACGCGGACAGCGCCCCGAAGGCGTACGCCCCGTCGATCACCCGCTCCAGCTCGGCCATGACGAGCCCCGCGAGCCCCTGGCGCCGCCGGTCGGCGCGGACGCCGACGCCTTCGACGTAACCGACGCGGTACGAACGGCTGTTGTGCAGCACGCGGCGCATGACGACGCTGCCGTGGGCGGCGATGCCGTGGTCGTCCTCGATGCAGGCGTGGACGCCGCCGAGGGCGTGGTCCCAGTCCTCGTCGGAGAAGTCGCCGTCGAAGGCGGTGTCGAGCATCCGCCTGATCGCGCGCAGACGTCCGGTCCCGAGTTCATGGGTGGCTGC harbors:
- a CDS encoding LysR family transcriptional regulator → MTDLAPHELRVLVAVGRERGFSAAASALGMTQSAVSHSVRTSERKLGAVLFDRGRTGATPTAAGERALAHARRVLRLLEVMAAEVRGAESGTAAGPLRIAAFRSAALHLLPRALERLAARHPAIVPEVRIVREVGRGTAGEVLDGRADLGIATIGTTSPVPPQLVGGVLVEEGYALVHPAGHAAPRSLPLVDWTENCSSYTRAWWAEQDWLPAATVEAEDDGAVLSMVSSGFGMAVMPELSLVGAPPSVRITDLGPERPTRTVGYVTTPELARSLAVRALIRELRAGVT
- a CDS encoding MDR family NADP-dependent oxidoreductase, encoding MTHDTMITVQQTSRPEGFPTPAHFAFVEAPVPDPAPGSALVENLLWSVDPYHREAMDGDFLWTLNSPMEGRTLGRVLDSRTPELSPGDLVLHRKGWRTHSVVAPDEVRAVPDFDGVPLAAHLSVLGGTGLSAYVGLTRIARLQPGEDLFVSAAAGGVGTAAGRFARLLGAGRIVGSAGSARKVAYLTEEVGLDAAFDYHEGPVTELLAKAAPDGLDAVLDGVGGDHLEASIAALREHGRIAWVGAVAQYHSLSTPPPAPRNLFDLVEKSIRLEGFLVSNHRDAQAELYDFAVPHLRSGRLPLDVTVVDGFPHIVDAFLGMLRGENIGKMLVARSGRPH
- a CDS encoding GNAT family N-acetyltransferase; the protein is MVRVGEGETGGVTVTTAATHELGTGRLRAIRRMLDTAFDGDFSDEDWDHALGGVHACIEDDHGIAAHGSVVMRRVLHNSRSYRVGYVEGVGVRADRRRQGLAGLVMAELERVIDGAYAFGALSASDEGAALYRARGWEPWKGRIEVLGPDGIVRLPDEEGSTYLRPAAGGPLPDPTAALVFDWRDGDVL
- a CDS encoding 3-isopropylmalate dehydrogenase; the encoded protein is MSHSINLAVIPGDGIGQEVVAQGLKVLAAALPQDVKLETKEYDFGAKRYHATGETLTDADVQALKQHDAILLGAIGDPSVPSGVLERGFLLKLRFLFDHHVNLRPSKLLPGVSTPLKGQPEIDFIVVREGTEGPYTGNGGSIRTGTPHEVATEVSVNTAFGVERVVRDAFARAQARPRKKLTLVHKNNVLAYAGHLWTNIFNKVAEEFPEVTTDYLHVDAATIFLVTQPERFDVIVTDNLFGDIITDLAAAVSGGIGVAASGNINPSGEFPSMFEPVHGSAPDIAGQGKADPTATVLSVALLLRHLGYENEAARIEAAVAADLTERGDAKNAVRTTDEIGDALAVRVAS
- a CDS encoding purple acid phosphatase family protein, producing MTEDTPRFGIPEALARRMSMPEQHEYLRAKLTRRRILAGSVATAAAAGTGVLAGSPAAAAVKASPTLVTASATATVDGSLVAPFGRHLAFGADPKTQMRISWQVPFAVTRPYVRVGLRPWELGAKIEAEVRALHTPSLSTKLPAVDQVYLHAGLDGLQPGTTYYYGVGHDGFDPASPERMSTLGSFRTAPAAPETFVFTAFGDQGVSYHALANDQLILGQNPAFHLHAGDICYADSTGQGKESDTYDARVWDQFLAQTESVAARVPWMVTTGNHDMEAWYSPNGYGGQSARWSLPGNGPDPALAPGVYSFTYGNVGVVALDANDVSYEIQANKGYTAGRQTAWLDRRLGELRARPEIDFVVVFFHHCAYSTSTHASDGGVRDWWVPLFAKHQVDLVVNGHNHVYERTDAIKGGEVGRTVPIGGTTDPTRDGIVYVTAGGAGKDLYSFGLGVRDSYEGHVHDHDHILTFHWTKLRLPDPDVVEWSRVRYTGFSFLAVEAVAGASPVLKVSALAESGERIDHFEVRRSAQ